In the Bicyclus anynana chromosome 22, ilBicAnyn1.1, whole genome shotgun sequence genome, CTTAAATACACCGCTGCGTACACTGCCCCGTTCGCGTACACTGCACCAGTTGCCCCAGTTGCTAAAGTAGCTGCTTACACCGCGCCCGTGGCTTACACCGCCCCAGTAGCCAGGTTAGCTGCGTACTCTGCACCGTACGTCAGCCCCTACGCCAGATTTGCCGCAGCACCAGTGTTAGTTTGATTTACAACGAGAAGGAATGACTGATTCTTTAAATGAccaataaagttttttaattatgtcaatTATATCTTGTCTTTTAttaatcactagcggacgcccgcgacttcgtcagcgtgaaagtcgttgtaaactttcaactacccctatcctaccctaccctaacctacctctaccctgccctatcccaaccctacccctaccctacccctaccctacccctaccctacccctaccctacccctacccaacccctgccctacccctagcctacactacccctaccctacccctaccctactcattaaggctgcacttctttatttatttctcccaTCGCGGGTCGCGTCGAGCGCGTCAACCGTTACACAAATACTCCTTATAATTCTTaaagtccttaaagcatgaattagtattcacgcgcgatggcttagcgtatttcatgtatgactttggtgtttctttaccgatttttatgattctttttttattgaataggtaataatgttaactttcttattaggatGGATAGGAGGAGATAGGAgaatgagtgatgagtgttataaacataagagtagacaaatataattagaaagctccgaactgctaagctatcgggagttacacgtgttattgtgagtcaaccataaaagatagacatatatatgctgttgtgtttttatagataattttaaggaaaatatttCTGTCATACATTATTTCtgtgtagctttaaccattaaggctgtacacgcgacggaagcttaaaaaattgagtaacttctcccgttttctcaacatttctcttcactgcactgctcctattgatcgtagcgtaatgaaaagtatactataacctgcccaggagtatgttgaataattgtaccaagtttcgttaaaatccgtccagtagtttttgtttctataaagaacatacagacagacagacagacagacagacagacagacaaaaattttactgattgcatttttggcatcagtatcgatcactaatcaccccctgttagttattttggaaatatatttcatgtacagaattgacctctctacagatttattataagtactagcggacgcccgcgactttgtccgcgtgaaagtcgttgtaaactttcaactacccctatcctaccctaccctacctctaccctacccctaccctaccctatcccaaccctacccctaccctatcctaccactaccctacccctaccctaccctaccactgccctacccctaccctacactacccctaccctacctctacccaacccctactctacccctaccctatccctaccctactcattaaggctgcacttctttatttattcctcccaccgcgagtcgcgtcgagcgctgcaaccgttacacaaaaataatgcttaaagtaggtacttaaagcatgaattagtattcacgcgcaatggcttagcgtatttcatgtataactttggtgtttctttaccgatttttatgattctttttttattgaataggtaataatgttaactttcttattagggatgagtgatgagtgttataaacataagagtagacaaatataatcagaaagctccgaactgctaagctatggGAGTtaacacgtgttattgtgagtcaaccataaaagatagacatatatatgctgttgtgtttttatagataattttaaggagaacatttccgtcatacataatttctatgtagctttaaccattaagactgtacacgcgacgtaagcttaaaaaattgagtaacttctcccgttttctcaacatttctcttcactgctctgctcctattgattgtagcgtaatgaaaagtatactataacctgcccaggagtatgttgaataattgtaccaagtttcgttaaaatccgtccagtagtttttgtttctataaagaacatacagacagacagacagacaaaaattttactgattgcatttttggcatcagtatcgatcactaatcaccccctgatagttagaTAGGTGTATAAAACTATAAACGCAATAAGGCTTTCATTGCGtcgttaatttaaatacaaaataaattttacaacaaTTAAAACTTTACAATAGTGGTGGTTTCATTAAACTGTAGAACAATATAGAACAAATTTTGCCTCTTTAAATTTTCACCATAATCCTCTTTGGTTTTGTACATATTTCTAAACGTTTCTACgtaaaatgtcaaataaaatgtaataaaaaaaatatttacaagatttgtaatttgtatttacattttttggtgaaatatttatgaaacaaTGGAGGAAAAACAACTTTACGGTATTTTAACAGTGTATCGAGAAAGAGGTGCGTATTTGAGGCGTCTCGAACAATTCGAGAAAGCCAAGGCAGCATACGATGAAGCCTACAGAAACATTCCTGACGACGTTCGCCTGCTCACTGGCCGCAGTCAGGTGTGTGCTGATGCGGTGAAACCAGTTCAAGCATACTCCGATGCAGAGCTGGCACTCAAACTGGAGCCTGGTAACATGAATGCCAAGAACATGCAAGCTCGAGCAATGTACACCATGTCAGATTTCGAAAGATCAGTAGTGATGAATTATAGAGGTGCAAGACATCGAAGACAGCCTCCATATTTTAAAGAAGGAATCAATCAAGGCGTTGAAACCATTCAAGACTGCATAGGTGTAAATGCGGGTACTGTGATGTTAGATTTTTTACCTTTAATAAAGCATATGGAGGCTAAAGCAGGTCGAGTTGACGAGGACGAACCACAGAAAAAACTACATGTTTCTCGCATTCCAAAGCCAGAACGCAAGCGAAAACTTACTCAGATGGAAGCACGAAAAGATTTGACTCTGGCTCGTGTCctggctatgaaatatttaggGCCGATGGCCTATGATAAATTTTTCCTCCAACACCTTATGGATGATGAACGTTTGAAATCTGCAAATTCAGGGGGTAGTATGGAGTTAAAAGCGCTAGTTCGGGAAACTTTACGGTCTCTCACCGAAAGGCAAGATATGTTACGTTCTCAGCGTCCTtattacacaataaaattaGCTGAAAAGGCTGAATCAAAACATCAGAATAAATACAAGGAGGCCGTACTAGAAAAGGAACGAGAAATAGGAGCTCGAACCGCTGAAAGACTTTTGAGACAGATCGAAAAGAGCATGCGAGAAAACCGCGTGATGGATTTAATGGCTCAAGCAGAGCGCATGCAGTTGTTCTTAGACGTAAAGACTCCACGTACGTTACCCGATAAAGAGACATACACTGATCGCTTGTATCGTGCAGTAGGAGAAGGGTACTTATGTCAACATCGCTTGTCGTATACTCTCAGTGAGAGAGGAAATAGACGTCGTATCGCTTTTCTTATGGGATTACCAGTCGGACGACCGACCTCGTTCGATTCAGTTATGGCGACCTACCCTTAtaaatttattgatataaaacatGCCACTGCAAAGGTCGTTGCTACTCTAGAGATGTGTGAAAACTCCACCATGAAATGTTGGTTAATGTATGAGTTAGCGCGTTTATTGTGCACTCAAAAGAATTATGCTCTCGCCAAGTTCTATGCGAAACGATGTCAGAGAGAAGCCCAAGAAATAAGTAGCGTGACTTGGTGGCTCAATGGATGTTTCGTACTAATGAGCGGAGACATGCAGCAAGGCAATTCAAACGAAGTACGAATACAAGTAGAAGAAGCGTATGAATTTTCAAAGAAGATGCAGGATCCGGAACGTGTTCAAGCATTTTTGGCGAAATGCGCCGAAATGGCGGCCGAAACTGTCACCGCGGATGAGAGGAAAGCCATAATACAGCGTGAGCGGCAAATGGTCAGTGTCATGGATGAGGTTCAGGCGATTGAAACACAAGTGTTATTCAAAAGAATGTCTACCGTGCCACCCGGCAGACGCTTTTCAGTTTTACCTCGTAAGCCTGAAGGCGGCGCATTTCAATCTGAAAGGAAACGGCGTCGCCAGAGGGGCCTGACAGTCATACCGGGCCCCGAACGAGCATTACCAGCTCCGCCTAAATCTAACACTTTGGGTTTCCAAGTATTCGATTTATGAGTCACTAAAACACGCCTTTaactatttcataatatttttcttcaaatttcttacttattttaattgttgTGTGTTTGGAATAAAAAgccatttaattaataaataatattatttatttacactaaatgctttattacaataatttatatattaatgatGGTAAAGTGGTGAAGAGTAGGCGACGGGGGCGTGGACTATCGGAGCGACTTTCGCGATAGGAGCAGCATAAGCCACTGGAGCGACAGCTTTCACAGCTAGAGGCTCTCTGTGGACGACAGCATTGAACCCATTGTGAGGGTCAGCGGTATATTCAACGGTACGCTTAACGCCGTCAGGGTCAACTACGGAGTAAGATCCTTGGACCACATCACCGTTGCGAGTTTCATGCTGGGCTTTAGAATCGCCGGTGTGGCCGTCTTGCACGTCGTAGGCGAAGGTGTACTGTGGGTTGTGGTCGTACTCCTCCACGGCGACCTTGGCGATGGGAGCTGCGTAAGCTAACGGTGAAGCGTGGACAGCGTGGCTTGTGTAGCTCAGAGGGGCGGAATAGGCCACAGGCGCGGTAGGCAATAGACCAGCGCTTGCCGCTGCCACCAGGCAACTGAAGACTACAAACTGAAAAGAAATTCACTTTACATTATACTATAATAGAAAAACAACCTACCTAACTTTAGTTTACTCCGTGAACAGCCCATTATTTCGAACCCTTTTTTCGAAACTAGCCCCTTGTCAagttaacaatttaaaattcataagGAGTTGAAGGGGTAATAATTAGATTGAGGAATAAAATTACGTCGTTGTAACTTAGATGTTAGGTTCAAATATTTGATTGTCTACCAATAAATGCCTTCCGTTCTACAAAGGTAACTAAATTGGAGGATATGAATATAGTTTATTCTCTGTCTAGTAAAACAGATCATTTAGGAATAGtaccaaagaaaaaaaatactcaaatttAGAGAGTAACATTGTCACAAAAGTTACGTTGCAATGTAACTGTGTCTCTCTTTGTAAAATCAATGATCGGCAAAGggatgaattaattaattattcattatctatacttataataaatctgtagagaggtcaattctgtacatgaaatatatttccaaaataactatcagggggtgattagtgatcgatactgatgccaaaaatgcaatcagtaaaatttttgtctgtctgtctgtctgtctgtctgtctgtctgtctgtatgttctttatagaaacaaaaactactggacggattttaacgaaacttggtacaattattcaacatactcctgggtaggttatagtatactttacattacgctacaatcaataggagcagagcagtgaagagaaatgttgagaaaacgggagaagttactcaattttttaagcttccgtcgcgtgtacagccttaatggttaaagttacatagaaatcatgtatgacggaaatgttctccttaaaattatctataaaaacacaacagcacatatatgtctatcttttacggttgactcacaataacacgtgtaactcccgatagcttagcagttcggagctttctaattatatttgtcaactcttatgtttataacactcattactcatccctaataagaaagttaacattattacctattcaataaaaaaagaatcataaaaatcggtaaagaaacaccaaagttatacatgaaatacgctaagccatcgcgcgtgaatactaattcatgctttaaggattatttttgtgtgacggttgccgcgctcgacgcgactcgcggtgggaggaataaataaagaagtgcagccttaatgagtagggtaggggtagggcaggggtagggtagtggtagggtaggggtagggttgctatagggtagggtagaggtaggttagggtagggtaggataggggtagttgaaagtttacaacgtctttcacgcggacgaagtcgcgggcgtccgctagttatttgaATAAAGCTACCTTGAAAGccattttagtagtagtagtagtgatATTATTTGTGAGACACTTAGTACTGAGGATTAGCATATGTGATCTCGTTTTATATGAATGGCCTCTTAGTACTGTGACGTCACGCGCTGGCCCGGTAATTGAACCAACGGAGACATTTCGACTTTCGCTTTTAATTGAAGTCGCTAATGCAAGGTCGCGATGTTAACGGGAATGCGGTCATCGTTCtgcttgttttgttttttttttaaggtcACCTCTTCCACATAATAAAAGTGACCgtaacatttataattatagcCACATATGAGCCGAGGTTATTGGTTCAATAAACAAGTACGTGAAAATATAGATAGAGAACCAATCAGGTGCAAGCAGGTGTTAACAACCTATTGGAAACTTCATAgtaataattcatcatcatcatcatatcagccgatggacatccactgcagggcatacgccttttgaagggacttccaaacatcacgatcctgactCGCCTGCatcgagcatgcttatcatcagtttacatttgctagcatgctatttttaagtatactcctgaataagcatgctcaaagcaaacattccaattacacatgctaatttgtatctatcactctctgtctatagtatcgtgttagacagggagagatgaaggtaaAAAGAATACACAATAGCAATGCTAATcaactagcatactcaataagcaaacgcCCTATTCAGAGGCGATATACATTTAGGAAATTTAAGTAtgtcgtgtctcaaacggtgaaggaaaaacatcgtgaggaaacctttagACCTGAGAATATTTTCTAGGtatgtgaattctgccaatccgcattgggccagcgtgactaaggcctaatctcattctgagaggagactcgtgctcaacaatgagatgaatatgggttgttattgatgatgatggtgattgtTTCTTAGTAGTGCCTACTATTGTGTATTCTGTATATGAATAGTGGCAATCGCACGATCTCTCTCATCTCATTGTATTTGACCCAAAGGCACACAATAACTTGTatgtatttactttaaaaatttaaccTACATAACAATAGATCTAGTGGACTCATGCaatggtaaaaaaatacaactaaaaactaaatttcaatacatttaatagtataaataacaattataaaaaagcCTTAATCAATTAACAGTTATATACAGCAACAcaacaaaattgtattatttaatctACAAGTAGTATGGTAGTCTTGGGGCTAACAATGGTGCGGGACCTGGGGCGAAAAGGGGCGCTCTCGCGTAAGCCGGGGCTACAACTGGTGCAGGGGCTACAACTGGG is a window encoding:
- the LOC112050302 gene encoding outer dynein arm-docking complex subunit 4-like: MEEKQLYGILTVYRERGAYLRRLEQFEKAKAAYDEAYRNIPDDVRLLTGRSQVCADAVKPVQAYSDAELALKLEPGNMNAKNMQARAMYTMSDFERSVVMNYRGARHRRQPPYFKEGINQGVETIQDCIGVNAGTVMLDFLPLIKHMEAKAGRVDEDEPQKKLHVSRIPKPERKRKLTQMEARKDLTLARVLAMKYLGPMAYDKFFLQHLMDDERLKSANSGGSMELKALVRETLRSLTERQDMLRSQRPYYTIKLAEKAESKHQNKYKEAVLEKEREIGARTAERLLRQIEKSMRENRVMDLMAQAERMQLFLDVKTPRTLPDKETYTDRLYRAVGEGYLCQHRLSYTLSERGNRRRIAFLMGLPVGRPTSFDSVMATYPYKFIDIKHATAKVVATLEMCENSTMKCWLMYELARLLCTQKNYALAKFYAKRCQREAQEISSVTWWLNGCFVLMSGDMQQGNSNEVRIQVEEAYEFSKKMQDPERVQAFLAKCAEMAAETVTADERKAIIQRERQMVSVMDEVQAIETQVLFKRMSTVPPGRRFSVLPRKPEGGAFQSERKRRRQRGLTVIPGPERALPAPPKSNTLGFQVFDL
- the LOC112050306 gene encoding larval cuticle protein A2B-like, translated to MLILSTKCLTNNITTTTTKMAFKFVVFSCLVAAASAGLLPTAPVAYSAPLSYTSHAVHASPLAYAAPIAKVAVEEYDHNPQYTFAYDVQDGHTGDSKAQHETRNGDVVQGSYSVVDPDGVKRTVEYTADPHNGFNAVVHREPLAVKAVAPVAYAAPIAKVAPIVHAPVAYSSPLYHH